CTTACCCTGGTAGATAACACCGCCTATGTGGTACGCAGCGACGGCCGCTTGTTTGAGGTCAGTAACATTCAGGAGGCCAACAGTAAAGTAACCGAGCACGCCACGCCGTTAACCCCAGAACATAACGTGGAGGGCCTGGCCTATGACCCACAGGGGAAACGCCTGCTGCTGGCTATCAAAGGCGAGGAAGCCAACGGCTCCGACTACAAAGGCGTGTATGCCTTCAACCTGGACACCAAGCAACTGGTGGCAGAACCGGTATTCAAACTGAACCTGAACGACCAGTTGCTAGCAAAGCAGAAAGCCAAGACCCTGGCAAAGAACTGGCAGCCCTCAGAGATTGCGGTGCACCCCGTTTCGGGCCAGATCTTCCTGCTGGAGGCCACCAACCCCCAGTTGTTTCTCCTGAACCCAAACGGGAGCATCAAAAACAGGTTTAAGCTAAGTGATGCGGCGTTCTACAAACCCGAAGGGATTGCCTTTAGCCCGACCGGTGACCTGTATATCTCTAACGAAGGGAAAAAGGACCCCGGTAATATTTTGCACGTGAAGGTAGAAGGGGTAGAGTAAGCCTCTGGCCCAAGCAAATAAGTAAAAAGCGTTTAGGGCCTGTTTTCTCAAAAACAGGCCCTAAACGCTTTTTGTCTTTTCCAGAATTTTACCGGAACAGCTCATTCATGGGTTCCCCGTCGCGCTTGGGCATGGGTACCTGCAGTAACTGCGCGATGGTGGCAGTGACGTCTACCTGAGACCTGGATTGAGTGGGTTGCTCCCCGGCTTTCACTTTAGGGCCCAACACCAGCAGACTGATCTTGCGGCAACCCTCGCAGTTGTCTCCGTGGTTTTTAAACCGCATGCCCGCGCCGGTGTGGCGGCCATGGTCATTGGTGATGAAAAGGGTAGTGGTGTTTTTGTAGTGGGGTTGGGTCTGCAGCCATTTCCAG
This Rufibacter radiotolerans DNA region includes the following protein-coding sequences:
- a CDS encoding SdiA-regulated domain-containing protein, whose translation is MKRLPYIMLSAVLSFSLLSCEQLKAYATEDGKPKKEKKNKRVEPASQAVQVVQKWEVPPILQEVSGIVYMGNGRFACVQDEAGVIFIYDTKTRQIERQITFGAAGDYEGLTLVDNTAYVVRSDGRLFEVSNIQEANSKVTEHATPLTPEHNVEGLAYDPQGKRLLLAIKGEEANGSDYKGVYAFNLDTKQLVAEPVFKLNLNDQLLAKQKAKTLAKNWQPSEIAVHPVSGQIFLLEATNPQLFLLNPNGSIKNRFKLSDAAFYKPEGIAFSPTGDLYISNEGKKDPGNILHVKVEGVE